CAGCTCGGTGTGCGAGCGGCTGGTCGACCTGGACGAAGGCCTCATGGAGTGGCGCTACCGCCACGTCAAGATGGTGCAGCGCACCATCGGCGCCAAGGTGGGGACGGGCGGCTCGATGGGCGCGGCTTACCTCGAGACCACCCTGAACAAGCCGCTGTTCCCCGACTTGTGGGCGATCCGCTCGGAGCTGTAGCCCTTGAACGAGCGCGAAGCTGAAGCCATGCAGCTCGAGATTCTGCGCCGCATGACGGGGGGGCAGCGACTCAAGCTCGCCTTGGAGATGACCGACCTAGGTCGCGAGTTCGCCAGGGCAGGAATTCGAGCAAGGCAGCCGAACTGGACGGAGCGTCAAGTCAGCCGCGAGCTGCTCCGCATCGCCTTCTGGCCTGACCCGTTGCCCGATGGATTGCCGTGACCAGCTCCGGCCTGCTCCGTACGATCGTCGGAGCCCTCGAGCAAGCGGGAATCCTCTACATGGCGACGGGCTCCTTTGCCAGCTCCTACC
The Candidatus Eisenbacteria bacterium genome window above contains:
- a CDS encoding tryptophan 2,3-dioxygenase family protein, translated to SSVCERLVDLDEGLMEWRYRHVKMVQRTIGAKVGTGGSMGAAYLETTLNKPLFPDLWAIRSEL